The following proteins are co-located in the Microbacterium profundi genome:
- a CDS encoding DUF349 domain-containing protein: MSATEPSKPTPPVPSPPVPGPPRIPMPPRTAAPAQAAAPVSPVSPVAAADSADWGRVSEDGTVEVREGEEWRVVGQYPDGTSDEALAYFVRKFDDLAFKVHTLEQRHQAGGASASDLTTQAKRLVDEVTGAAAVGDLASLHARLETLSTALSEASAAEAEQAKELVDAAIAERTVLVESIEQIAARDLAKVQWKQVTEEVTALFDAWQAQQQSGPRLPKGISQQLWKRFRDARSVVDKSRRAFYSDLDETHKAARDRKAQLIERAEALAPKGVDGIPAYRTLLDDWKASGRAGRKADDALWARFKAAGDALYAARAEQSAAEEAESAPKIEARETLLEDAKAVADEPDIKQARALLTRIQRQWDDVGRIFPRDRERALDDKLRTIEQALKSREEVDWKRNNPETKARANDMSQQLLDAIEKLEGEKAAAEKAGDKKAAKEAADALEARRAWLNALDG, from the coding sequence GTGTCTGCCACCGAGCCTTCGAAGCCGACTCCCCCTGTCCCCTCACCTCCTGTTCCCGGGCCCCCGCGCATCCCGATGCCGCCGCGCACTGCCGCACCGGCTCAGGCCGCTGCACCCGTGTCGCCGGTGTCACCGGTCGCGGCCGCCGACTCCGCCGACTGGGGTCGCGTGAGCGAAGACGGAACCGTCGAGGTGCGCGAGGGCGAGGAGTGGCGGGTCGTCGGTCAGTATCCGGATGGCACCTCGGATGAGGCTCTCGCCTACTTCGTGCGCAAGTTCGACGATCTCGCGTTCAAGGTGCACACGCTCGAGCAGCGTCATCAGGCCGGGGGTGCGTCCGCCAGTGACCTGACGACGCAGGCCAAGCGCCTCGTCGACGAGGTGACGGGTGCTGCGGCCGTGGGCGATCTCGCATCGCTGCACGCCAGGCTCGAGACGCTCAGCACCGCCCTGTCGGAGGCCAGCGCCGCTGAGGCCGAGCAGGCCAAGGAACTCGTGGACGCTGCCATCGCCGAACGGACCGTCCTCGTCGAGAGCATCGAGCAGATCGCCGCGCGCGACCTCGCGAAGGTGCAGTGGAAGCAGGTCACCGAAGAGGTCACCGCGCTCTTCGACGCGTGGCAGGCACAGCAGCAGAGCGGTCCCCGCCTGCCCAAGGGCATCTCGCAGCAGCTCTGGAAGCGGTTCCGCGACGCCCGTTCCGTCGTCGACAAGAGCCGCCGTGCGTTCTACTCCGACCTCGACGAGACGCACAAGGCCGCGCGCGACCGCAAGGCGCAGTTGATCGAGCGAGCCGAAGCGCTGGCACCCAAGGGCGTCGACGGCATCCCGGCATATCGCACGCTGCTCGACGACTGGAAGGCATCCGGTCGCGCAGGGCGCAAGGCCGACGACGCACTGTGGGCACGGTTCAAGGCCGCCGGCGACGCGCTGTACGCGGCACGCGCAGAGCAGTCCGCCGCGGAAGAGGCGGAGTCGGCTCCGAAGATCGAGGCCCGCGAGACGCTGCTCGAAGACGCCAAAGCCGTCGCCGATGAGCCTGACATCAAGCAGGCACGCGCCCTTCTCACCCGCATCCAGCGCCAGTGGGATGACGTGGGACGCATCTTCCCGCGCGACCGCGAGCGTGCACTGGACGACAAGCTGCGCACGATCGAGCAGGCGCTCAAGTCGCGCGAAGAGGTCGACTGGAAGCGCAACAACCCCGAGACCAAGGCGCGTGCGAACGACATGAGCCAGCAGCTCCTCGACGCGATCGAGAAGCTCGAGGGCGAGAAGGCCGCGGCCGAGAAGGCCGGCGACAAGAAGGCAGCCAAGGAGGCGGCGGACGCTCTCGAAGCGCGCCGTGCCTGGCTGAACGCGCTCGACGGCTGA